GGCGGGCATTCAATCTCGGCCGTTGAATATCAATATACCCGTCAAGTAGGCAATGAGCTGGGTCTTCGCGATATGAACATTTGCACTGGCTGTGGGCCAGGCGCCATGGAAGGCCCAATGAAAGGGGCAGCGGTGGGCCATGCAAAACAAAGAGCCACTGGCAGCCGTTATATTGGCTTAACCGAGCCCTCCATTATTGCCGCCGAGCCGCCGAATCCGATTGTTAATGAGCTGGTGATCTTGCCCGATATTGAAAAACGTTTAGAAGCCTTTGTGCGCATCGGCCACGGCATTATTGTGTTTCCAGGCGGCGTGGGCACGGCCGAAGAAATTTTATATATCTTAGGCATTATGTTACATCCTGAAAATCGTAATCAGCCAATGCCTATTATTTTTACTGGCCCTAAAGAAAGTGAAGATTACTTTCGAAGCTTAGATGATTTTATTGGCAGCACCTTAGGCGTCGATGCCCAGGCTTTGTATCAAATTATTATCGATAACCCCGCCGAAGTGGCGCGGCGAGTCAAAAGTGCCATGCCGCTGGTTCGGGATTATCGCAAGTCCATAGGTGATGCTTACTCTTTTAACTGGTCTTTACATATTGAGCCCGAGTTTCAACTGCCGTTTGTGCCTGATCACACTAATATGGCCAACCTTAATCTAAACCGTGAGCAACCTCCCCAGCAATTAGCCGCCAATTTACGCCGTGCTTTTTCTGGCATAGTGGCAGGTAACGTAAAAGAAAGTGGCGTTAAGGCGATTGAACAGTTTGGTCCTTTCTTGCTCAATGGTGAGCCAGAAATGATGCACATGATGGATAAATTGCTCCAACAGTTTGTTGAGCAAGGGCGCATGAAGTTACCCGGCACCACTTACGTACCTTGCTATCGCATTAATCGCTAAGCCCGCGTGCCATGCAACTGTTGATTTTAGATGCGCTCAATTTAATTCGCCGCCTGTATGCGGTACATGAGCAACGCCATACCGATAGTCAAGCCGCCCTGGCCGCCACCAGTGCGTCCTTAATTCATGCGGCTCGCCGTTTGTTACACCAGTTTAAACCCAGCCATGTAGTGGCGGTATTTGATGGGGCACCGCAAGGGTTTAGGCATCATCTTTATCCCGAATACAAAGCCAACCGTAGCCCCATGCCCGAGCCTCTTGCGAATTATTTAACGCAACTGCAGCAGGATTTATGGGGCTTAGGAATTGATGCCCTACTTTCGGATACCGATGAAGCAGACGATCTGATTGCCACCTTAGCCTATACCTTAAGCCAACATAATAAACCCAGTGTGATCGTCTCCACTGACCAAGGGTTTTGCCAATTACTTAACACCAATATTCAGTTATGGGATCACTTTAAACAGCAAGCGCTCACTCAGCCTTTAGCAGAGCAGCGTTTTCAGTTATCGGTATCTCAGTTAGTAGACTACTGGGCGCTCACGGGCGTGTCGGGCAGTAATATTAAAGGCGTACCCGGTATTGGTGCCAAGCGCGCCTTAGCGCTATTACACCAAGCAGGCAGCCTAGATGCCCTACTTAGCGCTCATCCGGCCTCGTTAAGCAAAGCGCACCAAGCGGTTCTTGTCCATCGCGAGCAAGCTTTGCTAGCAAGACAATTAGTAAAACTTGCCACTGACGTTGAGCTGGGTTTTAACTTACAAGATCTGCGCTATCACACTTCGACTAACCGCTCATAGCTCAGCCTTAACTAAGCTGCTATAACAACTGCGTATTTACCTTACTCTCTCAGACGGAGCTCTCACATGACGCAACGCAGCATTACCGTGCTACCTGGGGATGGTATTGGCCCCAGCATAGTCGCGGCCGCCATTAAAATTTTAGATGCCGCAGGCTGCCAGTTTCAATATGACTACGCCGATGCTGGCTTAAGCGCCCTAGAAAAATACGGCGAGTTACTTCCTCAAACAACGCTAGATTTAATTGCTAAAAATAAAGTCGCCCTAAAAGGCCCGCTCACCACCCCTATCGGTGGCGGTTTTACTTCAATTAATGTGACGTTGCGCAAGCACTTTAACCTATATGCCAATCTGCGCCCTGTGGTGTCTTTTGCTGGCACACAAAGTCGTTTTGAAAATATCGACATTATCACCATTCGCGAGAATACCGAGGGCATGTACTCTGGTGCCGGCCAAACGCGCGCCCTTGATAACAGCAGCGCCGAAGCCATGAGTATCATTACCCATGAAGGGGCTGAGCGCATTAGC
This genomic window from Oceanisphaera avium contains:
- the ppnN gene encoding nucleotide 5'-monophosphate nucleosidase PpnN, with protein sequence MITHINPVGSMNLLSQIEVDNLKKSARGNLYQLFRNCALAVLNSGSLTDDSKEILDRYTDFDINVIRRERGVKLELFNPPGHAFVDGEIIRGIQDHLFSVLRDIIYVDSKLQFEAHCDLNSAQLTDLVFSILRNAATVHPGAEPNLAVCWGGHSISAVEYQYTRQVGNELGLRDMNICTGCGPGAMEGPMKGAAVGHAKQRATGSRYIGLTEPSIIAAEPPNPIVNELVILPDIEKRLEAFVRIGHGIIVFPGGVGTAEEILYILGIMLHPENRNQPMPIIFTGPKESEDYFRSLDDFIGSTLGVDAQALYQIIIDNPAEVARRVKSAMPLVRDYRKSIGDAYSFNWSLHIEPEFQLPFVPDHTNMANLNLNREQPPQQLAANLRRAFSGIVAGNVKESGVKAIEQFGPFLLNGEPEMMHMMDKLLQQFVEQGRMKLPGTTYVPCYRINR
- the xni gene encoding flap endonuclease Xni — protein: MQLLILDALNLIRRLYAVHEQRHTDSQAALAATSASLIHAARRLLHQFKPSHVVAVFDGAPQGFRHHLYPEYKANRSPMPEPLANYLTQLQQDLWGLGIDALLSDTDEADDLIATLAYTLSQHNKPSVIVSTDQGFCQLLNTNIQLWDHFKQQALTQPLAEQRFQLSVSQLVDYWALTGVSGSNIKGVPGIGAKRALALLHQAGSLDALLSAHPASLSKAHQAVLVHREQALLARQLVKLATDVELGFNLQDLRYHTSTNRS